In Lachnospiraceae bacterium, one DNA window encodes the following:
- a CDS encoding ferrous iron transport protein A, producing the protein MTLGDAAVGSTVVVTKITGDGAYKRRIMDMGITKGSELYIRKVAPLGDPVEITVRGYELSVRKNDAQCVEVK; encoded by the coding sequence ATGACTTTAGGTGATGCAGCAGTTGGAAGCACTGTAGTAGTGACTAAGATCACAGGTGATGGCGCTTACAAACGTCGTATTATGGACATGGGGATCACAAAAGGAAGTGAGCTTTATATTAGAAAAGTTGCTCCTTTAGGAGATCCTGTTGAAATTACAGTAAGAGGTTATGAGCTTTCTGTAAGAAAAAATGATGCTCAGTGTGTAGAAGTAAAATAA
- a CDS encoding ferrous iron transport protein A: MPLTMASIGEANTIRKVGGNEETKRFLENLGFVAGAEITVVSAIGGNVIVNIKDSRVAINQDMARHIMV; encoded by the coding sequence ATGCCTTTAACAATGGCTTCAATCGGAGAAGCAAATACCATCCGCAAAGTAGGCGGAAATGAAGAAACAAAGCGTTTTCTTGAAAACCTGGGATTTGTTGCCGGAGCAGAGATCACAGTTGTATCTGCCATCGGTGGAAATGTTATTGTCAATATTAAGGATTCAAGAGTTGCAATAAATCAGGATATGGCAAGACATATCATGGTTTAA